One Brumimicrobium sp. DNA window includes the following coding sequences:
- a CDS encoding DUF2249 domain-containing protein, whose amino-acid sequence METQEELDVRVLVPMDRHTLLNKMFNELPAGESFIFINDHDPKPLFYEFQSIHGDVVGWEYLNQGGREWKVKVTRLANSVGRDFEGAATLIDLRKTKEEDKKHTVFHRYGMMLVGDTMELISEGYPNEIKEIFDTKFQGEFDWKYKKQEPQEVIAHITKVKVHDKKLEESNIIENFDLRPYPPAQRHDMVFDTFDKLKSGEAFVFINDHDPKPLYYQIEAENTEPFKWEYLVSGPIEWKIKVSKD is encoded by the coding sequence ATGGAAACACAAGAAGAATTAGATGTACGTGTACTCGTACCTATGGATAGACATACCTTATTAAACAAAATGTTTAATGAATTACCTGCTGGAGAAAGCTTTATTTTTATTAATGATCACGATCCAAAACCTTTGTTTTACGAATTTCAATCCATACATGGAGATGTAGTTGGTTGGGAGTACTTAAACCAAGGAGGAAGAGAATGGAAAGTTAAAGTAACACGTTTGGCTAATTCTGTTGGGCGAGATTTTGAGGGAGCTGCAACGTTGATTGATTTACGTAAAACAAAAGAAGAAGATAAAAAGCATACTGTTTTTCATCGCTACGGAATGATGTTGGTTGGAGATACCATGGAATTAATTTCAGAGGGTTATCCCAATGAGATTAAAGAAATTTTTGATACTAAATTTCAAGGTGAATTTGATTGGAAATATAAAAAGCAAGAACCTCAAGAAGTAATTGCTCATATTACTAAGGTAAAAGTGCATGATAAAAAATTAGAAGAGAGTAATATCATTGAAAATTTTGATTTACGCCCTTATCCTCCAGCACAAAGACACGATATGGTATTTGATACATTTGATAAATTAAAATCAGGTGAGGCTTTTGTTTTTATAAATGATCATGATCCGAAGCCTTTGTATTATCAAATTGAAGCAGAAAATACCGAGCCATTTAAATGGGAATATTTAGTTTCTGGACCTATTGAGTGGAAGATAAAAGTAAGTAAGGATTAG
- a CDS encoding fibronectin type III domain-containing protein: MKKELFKSSYQRYILGTLLALSFLMGGKWSAWSQTLDIGSGTSTQRFPLGHLWGYERTASLYTAAEMSVVASNIITDIGWDVAGTAGSACPTKIYLATGVASPLVSTTWATMISGATLVYDGSTTPAPTNGWYNVPINPYLYSGGNLVVLVETNLGGSGGGTNPLLRYSSSTGNNLTWTADNNPPTGNGVTSSSRPNVRITYTAGPPCSGTPTPGNTLASANPVCSGANFTLSLQNLTSGTGVTYQWESADDAGFTANLTMLGTNSTETVSPSSDKYYRCLVTCTNTSTDAYSTPVLVTINNPIYASYDGVSYTEDFENWISGCDITEQPSVSWTNTPLTGNNSWRRNDQGTSASWTSTGGSYSPSFSQGAYSARFHSFNSTSGLQGSLRFYVDMSAASGNTRLSFDHINTSGTDVVKVFVSTDGGVTETQVGNNIGISSTWTNKTFDFNSNSGTTIIRIEATSDYGSTDIGIDNLKLEPAPACLSTTATAATNITNATADVNWTDITGDWIIEYGPTATFTPVGTGATAGNANNSILTISNANTIGLSGLLSGTGYSYVIRQDCSGDGDGYSTNSNTISFTTILVVPSPWVEPFTTTSTPTEWTTTGWNIGSTRGVTGNPGYNIYKNIWSSSSSGASFTTINVGPIQTGDELKFDYKVSNYSSPYNAPVAGSGDYVVEISTDFGATYTALETVTNDGVAGWRTKTYSLTSYIGQIVKVKITGNWVSGDYDMAFDNIKIEIPPTCLAPSDLTVTNITDNSADIDWTENGTATLWNVEYGTPGFTQGNGTVVPTNSNPFTLTGLSSGTTYEYYVQADCGGGDESSWVGPYSFTTECSLVTDFVETFDGVSTPALPNCWEKVGTSGSVYTQTSNSNSAPNTLYIYGSSSSATPIVSMQPVSNLGDGTHWFRFNMRANVTVGGEIQIGYLTDPSDASSFVDLGTVTASSLTYEEYTFIPVAGTYSNYPAIKHTGSPANSILIDDFRWEPTPTCIAPSALTATNITDNSADLGWTENGTATQWNIEHGASGFTQGSGTIVPTGSNPFTLSGLSPSTTYEYYVQADCGGGDESSWVGPFSFTTSQIPATIPYTDDFSANKYTFVNGTQTNKWAHGSAAGNPSDAIYISNDGGVTNAYTTSSSSVAHAYRDIAIPTGATTAEFSFDWRCEGEGASWDWMKVWLVPTSYIPTAGTQMTAGNGRIQEGPNYFLSQNTWTTYSNNSLDISSFAGQTMRLVFEWRNDGIGGNQPPAAVDNVSLIIPTCPSPTNLTLDGMNFTNGTADISWTTGGSGSSWNIAWGTSPYTPSTPDGNTTIDGSYVLNGLVLGTTYQAYIQADCDADGTSNWVGPITFLFDYCDVDFPSSVEPITLVEFESISNTTSAVVGGTPALEDFTSMSANVTAGIAYPIKVKGNTDGPYNAKIVVYVDWNQDGIFDNSNGSDEMYTLPDIYGSTGVDAIESNGTINVPYTALPGNTRMRVMKRFSTTPTPCNNAGFGQAEDYTLNVTNICDAGIDGNATVCEGSSLDLLTVLGGTPQNNGVWYDSDNNALASGSIIVDPSMTEYTYVIDHSPVCNESATVTLTVNGITYGTDIQSACDTYTWIDGNTYTSSNNTATWTLINAAGCDSIVTLDLTINYSTTGTDVQVACDTYTWIDGNTYTASDNSATWTLTNAAGCDSIVTLDLTINYSTTGTDNISTCATSYTWPANGQTYTSDVTGVTETLQTVDGCDSIVTLNLILGVIHTTDVQVACDTYTWPENGQTYTSSNNSDFVTLTSVDGCDSIITLDLTINYSTTGTDVQVACDTYTWIDGNTYTASDNSATWTLTNAAGCDSIITLDLTINYSSTGTDVITACDSYTWIDGVTYTTSDNTATWTLTNADGCDSIVTLDLTITSTGNAGADVTDEACQEESVDLDDLLNGADAGGVWEDENGNPITSPFTVSNVEGEVYNFNYIVGSGNCADTATITITVKDCSSSLTVEGLGNITVYPNPAHTTVNIENLTSYTDLRIEMIDVNGRVVLVDNNALFNTSEATIDISNFERGVYTLRVYNNLEQRIFKVVKQ; encoded by the coding sequence ATGAAAAAAGAATTATTTAAAAGTTCCTATCAAAGATATATACTAGGAACACTATTGGCACTAAGCTTCCTTATGGGGGGTAAATGGTCTGCATGGTCGCAGACTCTTGACATTGGCTCTGGAACATCTACCCAACGGTTTCCACTAGGTCATCTTTGGGGTTATGAACGCACTGCCTCTTTATATACAGCTGCTGAGATGTCTGTTGTTGCATCTAACATTATTACAGATATTGGATGGGATGTAGCTGGTACTGCAGGTAGTGCATGTCCTACAAAAATTTATTTAGCAACTGGTGTTGCTTCTCCATTAGTATCTACGACTTGGGCTACTATGATTTCAGGAGCTACTTTAGTTTACGATGGATCCACAACACCTGCTCCTACTAATGGATGGTATAATGTACCTATCAATCCTTATTTATATTCAGGAGGAAATCTCGTAGTTTTAGTAGAAACTAATCTTGGAGGATCTGGTGGTGGAACTAATCCTTTATTAAGATATTCATCATCAACGGGCAATAATTTAACATGGACAGCAGATAATAACCCTCCAACAGGAAATGGGGTTACCTCCTCTAGTAGACCAAATGTTCGTATTACTTATACAGCAGGTCCTCCATGCTCTGGAACACCTACACCAGGAAATACTTTAGCAAGTGCAAACCCTGTTTGCTCAGGAGCTAACTTTACTTTATCGTTACAAAATCTAACTTCAGGTACTGGAGTTACATATCAATGGGAAAGTGCTGACGATGCTGGATTTACAGCAAACCTTACTATGCTAGGTACAAACTCTACTGAAACCGTATCTCCATCTTCTGATAAATACTATCGTTGTCTCGTAACTTGTACTAACACAAGTACAGACGCTTATTCCACTCCTGTTTTGGTCACAATTAACAATCCTATTTATGCGAGCTATGATGGCGTATCCTATACTGAAGATTTTGAAAATTGGATTAGTGGCTGTGACATTACGGAACAGCCTTCTGTAAGCTGGACAAATACTCCTCTAACTGGAAATAATAGTTGGAGAAGAAATGATCAAGGTACAAGTGCAAGTTGGACTTCAACAGGCGGGTCTTATAGTCCTTCTTTCAGTCAAGGCGCTTATTCAGCTCGTTTCCATAGTTTCAATTCAACAAGTGGTTTACAGGGTTCATTGAGATTCTATGTAGATATGAGTGCGGCTTCAGGCAATACTCGCTTAAGTTTTGATCATATCAACACAAGCGGTACTGATGTTGTTAAAGTCTTTGTTTCTACTGATGGTGGTGTTACAGAAACACAAGTAGGAAATAATATTGGGATTTCTTCTACATGGACTAATAAGACATTTGATTTTAACAGTAACTCTGGAACAACAATCATTCGTATAGAAGCTACTAGTGACTATGGTTCAACAGATATTGGTATTGATAATCTTAAATTAGAACCGGCACCTGCATGTCTTTCCACTACAGCTACAGCAGCTACAAACATTACAAATGCTACAGCTGATGTAAATTGGACAGATATAACTGGAGACTGGATTATCGAATATGGACCTACAGCTACTTTTACTCCAGTAGGAACAGGAGCAACTGCAGGAAATGCTAATAATTCTATTCTAACTATTTCTAATGCAAATACAATAGGATTATCTGGTTTATTATCTGGGACTGGTTATTCTTATGTAATTCGTCAAGACTGTTCTGGTGATGGAGATGGATATAGTACAAATAGTAATACTATTTCATTTACAACGATACTTGTTGTTCCTTCTCCATGGGTAGAACCGTTTACAACAACTTCAACTCCAACAGAATGGACAACTACTGGTTGGAATATTGGTTCAACACGAGGAGTCACCGGAAATCCTGGTTATAACATCTATAAAAATATTTGGTCTAGCAGTTCATCTGGAGCAAGTTTCACTACTATTAATGTTGGTCCCATTCAAACTGGAGATGAGTTAAAATTTGATTACAAAGTTTCTAACTATTCTTCTCCATATAATGCACCTGTAGCTGGTTCAGGAGATTATGTAGTCGAAATATCAACTGATTTTGGCGCAACTTATACTGCACTTGAAACAGTTACAAATGATGGTGTAGCAGGATGGAGAACTAAAACATATTCTCTAACTTCTTATATAGGTCAAATAGTTAAAGTTAAAATTACTGGAAACTGGGTAAGTGGTGACTATGATATGGCCTTTGATAACATAAAAATAGAAATACCACCAACATGTCTTGCTCCCAGCGACCTAACAGTAACAAATATCACTGATAATTCTGCTGATATAGATTGGACTGAAAATGGCACAGCAACACTATGGAACGTAGAATATGGTACTCCTGGTTTTACACAGGGTAATGGAACTGTAGTCCCTACTAACTCGAATCCATTTACTCTTACTGGATTATCCTCTGGCACAACTTATGAGTATTATGTACAAGCTGATTGTGGAGGAGGTGATGAAAGTAGCTGGGTTGGACCTTATAGTTTTACAACTGAATGCTCTCTAGTAACAGATTTTGTTGAAACTTTTGACGGAGTTAGCACTCCTGCTCTTCCTAACTGTTGGGAAAAAGTTGGAACATCAGGTTCTGTTTATACACAAACCTCAAATTCAAATTCAGCTCCAAATACGCTATACATATATGGGTCATCCTCTAGTGCTACCCCAATAGTTAGTATGCAACCAGTATCCAATCTAGGAGATGGAACACATTGGTTTAGATTTAATATGAGAGCTAATGTTACAGTTGGAGGAGAAATACAAATTGGCTATTTGACAGATCCCAGCGATGCTAGTAGTTTTGTTGATCTAGGAACTGTTACCGCATCTTCACTAACATATGAAGAATATACATTCATTCCAGTGGCTGGAACATATTCTAATTATCCTGCTATAAAACATACAGGTTCTCCTGCTAATAGTATCTTGATAGATGATTTCAGATGGGAGCCCACACCAACATGTATCGCTCCTTCTGCTTTAACAGCAACTAATATCACTGATAACTCTGCTGATTTAGGATGGACTGAAAATGGTACTGCAACTCAATGGAACATAGAACATGGTGCTTCTGGATTTACACAAGGCAGTGGAACTATAGTTCCTACAGGATCAAATCCATTTACCCTTTCTGGATTATCTCCTTCTACAACCTATGAATATTACGTACAGGCTGATTGTGGAGGAGGTGATGAAAGTAGCTGGGTAGGTCCTTTTAGTTTTACGACTTCTCAAATTCCAGCAACAATCCCATATACAGATGATTTTTCTGCCAACAAATACACTTTTGTAAATGGAACACAAACCAATAAATGGGCTCATGGTTCTGCGGCTGGAAACCCATCTGACGCTATATATATTTCAAATGATGGAGGAGTAACAAATGCTTATACTACAAGTTCTTCAAGTGTGGCACATGCTTATAGAGATATTGCTATTCCTACAGGAGCAACAACTGCCGAATTTAGTTTTGACTGGAGATGTGAGGGAGAAGGAGCTAGTTGGGATTGGATGAAGGTTTGGTTGGTACCAACCTCATATATTCCTACAGCTGGAACTCAAATGACAGCTGGGAACGGAAGAATACAAGAAGGTCCAAACTATTTCTTATCACAAAACACTTGGACTACTTATTCTAATAACAGTTTAGATATTAGTAGTTTTGCTGGGCAGACTATGCGTTTGGTATTTGAATGGAGAAACGACGGAATTGGGGGAAATCAACCTCCTGCAGCTGTTGACAATGTATCATTAATAATACCAACATGTCCATCTCCAACTAATTTAACTTTAGATGGAATGAATTTCACAAATGGCACTGCCGACATTTCATGGACTACCGGTGGTTCAGGTTCTAGTTGGAATATTGCTTGGGGTACTTCTCCATATACACCAAGTACACCTGATGGAAACACAACTATAGATGGTTCATACGTATTGAATGGCCTAGTTTTAGGAACTACATATCAAGCATATATACAAGCTGATTGTGATGCAGATGGTACTAGTAATTGGGTAGGTCCAATAACATTCTTATTTGATTATTGTGATGTAGATTTCCCATCTAGTGTTGAACCAATTACATTAGTTGAATTTGAAAGTATTAGCAATACAACGAGTGCTGTTGTCGGTGGAACTCCAGCATTAGAAGATTTTACCAGTATGTCCGCTAATGTTACAGCAGGAATAGCTTATCCTATTAAGGTAAAAGGTAATACAGATGGCCCTTATAATGCAAAAATAGTTGTTTATGTAGACTGGAATCAAGATGGTATTTTTGATAATTCAAATGGTTCTGATGAAATGTACACACTTCCTGATATTTATGGATCTACTGGTGTGGATGCTATAGAGTCAAATGGAACTATCAATGTACCTTATACTGCACTTCCTGGAAATACTAGGATGCGTGTTATGAAGAGATTTTCAACAACACCTACTCCATGTAACAACGCAGGGTTTGGTCAGGCTGAAGATTACACTTTAAATGTTACGAATATCTGTGATGCTGGTATAGATGGAAATGCTACTGTATGTGAAGGAAGTTCACTTGACTTGCTAACTGTACTTGGTGGAACACCACAAAATAACGGTGTTTGGTATGATAGTGATAATAATGCGTTAGCATCAGGTTCAATCATAGTTGACCCAAGCATGACAGAATATACTTATGTAATTGACCATAGTCCAGTATGTAACGAATCAGCTACTGTTACTTTAACTGTAAATGGAATTACTTATGGTACAGATATACAATCAGCTTGTGATACATACACTTGGATTGATGGAAATACATATACATCAAGCAATAACACAGCTACTTGGACATTAATCAACGCTGCTGGGTGTGATAGTATTGTTACGCTTGATTTAACTATCAATTATTCAACTACAGGAACTGATGTACAAGTGGCTTGTGATACTTATACTTGGATTGATGGTAACACATACACAGCAAGTGACAATTCAGCTACTTGGACGCTAACAAACGCTGCTGGGTGTGATAGTATTGTTACACTTGATTTAACTATCAATTACTCTACTACAGGAACTGATAATATATCTACATGTGCCACATCTTATACTTGGCCAGCAAATGGACAAACATATACATCAGATGTGACAGGTGTTACTGAAACACTTCAAACAGTTGATGGATGTGACAGTATAGTTACCTTAAATCTAATTTTAGGAGTGATTCATACAACTGATGTTCAAGTGGCATGTGATACATATACTTGGCCTGAAAATGGACAAACGTATACTTCAAGTAATAATTCAGACTTTGTAACACTTACTAGTGTTGATGGTTGCGATAGTATTATTACACTTGATTTAACTATCAATTATTCAACTACTGGTACGGATGTACAAGTTGCGTGTGATACTTATACTTGGATTGATGGTAACACTTATACAGCAAGTGATAATTCAGCTACTTGGACGCTAACTAATGCTGCTGGATGTGATAGTATTATTACACTTGATTTAACAATTAACTATTCATCTACAGGAACAGATGTTATAACTGCATGTGATTCTTACACTTGGATAGATGGAGTTACTTATACAACAAGTGATAACACAGCTACTTGGACATTAACTAATGCTGATGGTTGTGATAGTATTGTTACGCTTGATTTAACAATTACCTCAACAGGAAATGCAGGTGCTGATGTTACGGATGAGGCTTGTCAAGAAGAAAGTGTTGATTTAGACGATCTTTTAAATGGTGCTGATGCTGGCGGTGTTTGGGAAGATGAAAATGGAAATCCAATAACTTCACCATTTACTGTAAGTAATGTAGAAGGAGAAGTTTATAACTTCAACTATATCGTTGGATCTGGTAATTGTGCTGATACAGCTACAATAACTATCACTGTGAAAGATTGTTCTTCATCACTTACTGTTGAAGGTCTAGGAAATATCACAGTATATCCAAACCCTGCTCATACAACTGTTAATATTGAAAACCTTACTTCTTACACAGATTTAAGAATAGAGATGATAGATGTTAATGGTCGTGTGGTATTAGTAGATAATAATGCGCTATTCAATACCTCTGAAGCAACAATAGATATTTCTAATTTTGAAAGAGGGGTATATACACTTAGAGTTTATAACAACCTAGAACAAAGAATTTTCAAGGTTGTAAAACAATAA
- a CDS encoding GEVED domain-containing protein, with protein sequence MNKTLQKHSNLWIGSFAKKAIMSFIFILTIGSVSLSQMTITIGSGAATSNYFPLYYLYNYSYSQTIYTADEFTSQGVSGAQLISAIRYKPTSSASTNNWKDWVVYIGTTSQDGFSGTTDWIAVSSLTEVFNGQLPANTTANDWLEIPFNSSFLWDGTSNIVIAVDENTSGYGNTPNWAGYTLAPSTGSKGIYYYSDGTNPDPASPPTASNTINTVAQIQFDMTPAIACSGQPSAGVVVGPSTFSVCGGQPFQIQMSGVTNEADVIYQWQGRNAGSTDPWLNAATTPNLNYPPGYFNADLEFRLWVECTNSGLSDTSDIITVTVKPANQCYCTPPPASTGGLYWIENVSTTGGSINISNLGTGIEPNEYGDYTNMTIQVTPFSDFQFNIDAQSGSSPGISIWIDWNQNGVFEAVEEVFSSGAGQSSSLNNYTGTINVPVTAVLGTTRMRIRNYINRTPCDPQPYGEAEDYTVEVLPLADCAGTPDAGTISDIDVCANKDFIIETVGASAPANGFEFTWQSSSDGINWNNITGANGYSHNVTGGITSETYYRLIIGCNLTSTADTSNVMTVSLKPANQCYCIPGGTSTSYYINDFSTTGGVQNISNLNTGSDPGGYGDYTATDTVSQNFNQTVNFSAAYGGGTFGTKIWVDWNQNGQFDVNEIAFQSNSYVSSQTGSFIVPNDALEGPTRMRVGISYTPNTGPNSPCETGSREFEDYTFIVIPKPACDTTATPADWALKTSMDTICLFADSVGLSIENPIYANDVSYTYQSSTDGINWTNLANPYILNVSTDIYVRAMWACNGNPVDPTQAIHIPVVNPQVLSTTDGERCEDGPVTLSAQTSTNTQALWYDNPGGIGEPIYIGANFTTPSLSQTTSYWVAAANGGNGAGGSLTTLTDQSNGCSGGVMFDITPNSNFNLDSIQTFSYDAGSNLKVYYIAGTCVGHETNPADWTLLETLPGNYAGGPISIPFSNPLQMNAGQTYGIYINHYAAYTTVTPGSTYSNSDVTIAAQFGLCADFGSTNTPRAFNGTVYYSNPSCISNLVEVVATVQDHTYPTSGTGHSINVCRNQPINLYDGLNGVVHMGGVWKDYNNNVTTSQPIASNFPGSFNYMYIVDNGVCPADTAIIEVIVGTCDYLSVGEEVFTQLAVYPNPATTQLTIENPSNMDELIVEMVDMNGRIVLADKNLLSHADKATINISFLEKGIYTLRVFNTEGYRIFKIVKQ encoded by the coding sequence ATGAATAAAACACTACAAAAGCATAGTAACCTATGGATAGGTAGCTTTGCAAAGAAGGCCATCATGTCCTTCATCTTTATTTTAACAATTGGAAGTGTATCGCTTTCTCAGATGACTATTACAATCGGTTCTGGAGCAGCTACTTCTAATTATTTCCCATTATATTATCTTTATAATTATTCTTACTCACAAACGATTTATACGGCAGATGAGTTCACATCACAGGGAGTTTCTGGAGCTCAACTTATATCAGCTATAAGATATAAGCCAACGAGTTCTGCATCTACAAATAATTGGAAAGATTGGGTTGTGTATATTGGTACCACTAGTCAAGACGGATTCTCTGGGACTACTGATTGGATAGCTGTTAGTTCGCTAACAGAAGTATTTAATGGTCAACTTCCAGCTAATACAACTGCTAATGATTGGCTAGAAATTCCGTTTAACTCTTCCTTCTTATGGGATGGAACATCAAATATTGTAATTGCAGTAGATGAGAATACATCTGGATATGGAAATACTCCAAATTGGGCAGGTTATACATTAGCTCCTTCAACAGGAAGTAAAGGGATTTATTATTACAGTGATGGAACTAACCCTGATCCTGCATCTCCTCCTACAGCTAGTAATACAATAAACACTGTTGCTCAAATACAATTTGATATGACTCCAGCAATAGCATGTTCTGGACAACCATCCGCAGGTGTTGTTGTTGGACCATCTACATTTAGCGTATGTGGAGGTCAACCCTTCCAAATACAAATGTCTGGTGTAACAAATGAAGCTGATGTAATTTATCAATGGCAAGGAAGAAATGCGGGAAGTACAGATCCATGGTTAAATGCTGCTACTACTCCAAATCTGAATTATCCTCCAGGATATTTTAATGCTGATTTAGAATTTAGATTATGGGTTGAATGTACAAACTCTGGTTTATCTGATACTTCCGATATAATAACAGTAACTGTGAAACCAGCTAATCAGTGTTATTGTACTCCTCCTCCTGCTTCTACAGGAGGATTATATTGGATTGAGAATGTTTCTACTACTGGAGGAAGTATAAACATAAGTAATCTAGGAACTGGAATTGAACCAAACGAATATGGTGATTACACTAACATGACTATTCAAGTTACTCCTTTTAGTGATTTTCAGTTTAATATTGATGCACAGAGTGGATCTTCCCCTGGAATTAGTATTTGGATTGACTGGAATCAAAATGGTGTTTTTGAAGCTGTAGAAGAAGTATTCTCTTCAGGCGCTGGTCAATCTTCCAGTTTAAATAATTATACTGGGACAATTAATGTACCTGTGACAGCAGTATTAGGGACAACAAGAATGCGTATCCGAAATTACATAAATAGAACACCATGCGACCCTCAACCTTATGGAGAAGCGGAAGACTATACAGTTGAAGTTTTGCCACTAGCAGATTGTGCTGGAACTCCAGATGCAGGAACAATTTCAGACATAGACGTCTGTGCGAATAAAGACTTCATAATAGAAACAGTAGGTGCATCTGCTCCTGCAAATGGATTTGAATTCACATGGCAATCTTCTTCAGACGGGATTAATTGGAATAATATAACGGGAGCTAATGGATATAGTCATAATGTGACAGGTGGAATTACTTCAGAAACATACTACCGTTTAATAATTGGTTGTAATCTGACATCAACAGCTGACACTTCTAATGTAATGACCGTTTCTTTAAAGCCAGCTAACCAATGTTATTGTATACCTGGTGGTACTAGTACAAGTTATTACATCAATGACTTCTCAACTACTGGAGGAGTACAGAATATCTCTAATTTAAATACCGGTTCAGATCCAGGTGGATATGGTGATTATACAGCTACAGATACAGTATCTCAAAATTTTAATCAAACAGTTAACTTCAGTGCAGCCTATGGTGGTGGAACATTTGGTACAAAAATATGGGTTGATTGGAATCAAAATGGACAATTTGATGTAAATGAAATTGCTTTTCAGAGCAACAGCTATGTTTCATCTCAAACAGGTAGTTTCATTGTTCCTAACGATGCACTTGAAGGGCCAACTCGAATGCGTGTGGGAATCAGTTACACACCTAATACCGGACCAAATTCCCCTTGTGAAACAGGAAGTCGTGAATTTGAAGATTATACATTCATTGTTATCCCTAAACCAGCATGTGACACTACAGCGACACCTGCTGATTGGGCGCTAAAAACTAGTATGGATACTATTTGTCTTTTTGCAGATTCAGTTGGGCTCAGCATTGAAAATCCAATCTATGCGAATGACGTGTCTTATACTTACCAATCTTCTACAGATGGCATAAATTGGACAAACTTAGCTAATCCATACATCTTAAACGTAAGTACAGATATTTATGTAAGAGCAATGTGGGCTTGTAATGGAAATCCAGTAGATCCAACACAAGCAATTCATATTCCTGTAGTAAATCCACAAGTGCTTTCTACAACAGATGGTGAAAGATGTGAGGATGGGCCAGTAACACTTTCTGCACAAACATCAACAAATACACAAGCTTTATGGTATGATAACCCAGGAGGAATTGGAGAGCCTATCTACATAGGTGCTAACTTTACAACTCCATCTTTAAGTCAAACTACTTCTTACTGGGTAGCTGCTGCAAATGGTGGAAACGGCGCTGGTGGCTCATTAACTACATTAACAGATCAAAGCAATGGCTGTAGTGGTGGTGTTATGTTTGACATCACTCCGAATAGCAATTTCAATTTAGATTCTATTCAGACATTCTCATATGATGCAGGATCTAACTTAAAAGTATATTATATTGCAGGAACTTGTGTAGGTCATGAAACCAATCCTGCTGATTGGACATTACTAGAAACTCTTCCTGGAAATTATGCAGGTGGTCCAATAAGTATTCCGTTCTCAAATCCGCTTCAAATGAATGCTGGTCAAACTTATGGTATCTATATTAATCACTATGCTGCATATACGACAGTAACACCAGGTTCTACTTATTCCAACAGTGATGTAACAATTGCTGCTCAGTTTGGACTTTGCGCTGATTTTGGTAGTACAAATACACCGAGAGCTTTCAATGGAACGGTTTACTATAGCAATCCAAGCTGTATTTCCAATTTAGTTGAAGTTGTTGCTACTGTACAAGATCATACTTATCCAACATCTGGTACAGGACATTCTATCAACGTATGTAGAAACCAACCAATTAATTTATACGATGGATTAAATGGTGTTGTACACATGGGTGGAGTTTGGAAAGATTACAACAATAATGTAACTACTTCACAACCAATCGCTTCAAACTTCCCTGGTAGCTTTAACTATATGTATATAGTTGATAACGGTGTATGTCCTGCAGATACTGCTATCATTGAAGTAATTGTTGGAACTTGTGATTATTTATCTGTTGGTGAAGAGGTATTTACCCAATTAGCGGTATATCCTAACCCTGCAACTACACAACTTACAATTGAAAATCCATCTAATATGGATGAATTAATTGTAGAGATGGTTGATATGAACGGAAGAATTGTATTAGCAGATAAAAATCTATTATCTCATGCAGATAAGGCAACTATAAACATTTCATTCCTTGAAAAGGGTATATATACACTTCGTGTATTTAATACAGAAGGATATAGAATCTTTAAGATTGTAAAACAATAA